In a genomic window of Gopherus evgoodei ecotype Sinaloan lineage chromosome 14, rGopEvg1_v1.p, whole genome shotgun sequence:
- the ZNF335 gene encoding zinc finger protein 335 isoform X2, translating to MEAEENEVESSSDAAPHLAQEEPSESGLGVETSEAMSADSSDAASVPILSEADESGVGQSSDSSGVSLEEVSESSSSTDAIPRVYLPDSSSIAQSTLVSTVSQSIMVSESPQVLVHSSVITDGATMVSDSTASTSSDLGSAIDKIIESTIGPDIIQSCITVTSAEDSGAQTTQYLILQGPDDGAPMVSQMATSALANSLAIEAIADGPTSTCLDQPGPSDLSKRSEILELPTQPDQAREADSGEEPDQPDLESLEEMMEVVVVQQFRCKMCQYKSISKKTLINHMKERHFQPVATALALKKGRPRKGGPSPKSLEEDVAEEEEEDDIMDAGAIDDPEEDSDYNPAEDEPRGRQPKYSRIVPTSSEERPRRRPGRPRKFPRLEDMPQPEGGEEEPLVTSQSTLSSELQDSEAASSSVLENGASDSLVEPSISQSDSENKDPSSNTGPEEADTVPRRRGRPSRRFLGKKYRKYIGRRYYYKSPKPLMRPYLCRICGSRFLTHDDLRFHVNSHEANDPQLFKCLQCSYRSRRWSSLKEHMFNHVGSKPYKCEECDYTSVYKKDVIRHSTVHSRDRKKRADPPPKLNSFPCPVCSRVYPMQKRLTQHMKTHSTEKPHMCDKCGKSFKKRYTFKMHLLTHIQAVANRRFKCEFCDYVCEDKKILLNHQLSHMNDKPYKCSFCKYSTFREDFLVSHMAVKHTGGKPFACEYCHFTTKHKKNLRLHVQCRHTDSFEEWAQRHPEEPPCRRRPFFTLQQIEELKQQHSQVQIPTEPAASPPVSLGPVTYHTVQPLPTAEPSILSQDSLGGTTIIYEQGVEGSAELATQTALDLLLNMSSQRELATGSLQVAVVKSDGSGVAQAPKAQSQQEEEADLDSTGQQQKVVTLHVAEHGEALVQEANEEATLGSSELQQITIPFGSTAEYSIITPVSEEIQAPETLYSEEESTTEPTHTVVVSDAMMNEALKEHSSHYIMSASFPGSQLHHVEQLSGDPALSPGEGQEAQASGGKWPMLQCLARQLRKNSAFSPAPEGQAIQSAKVKWPVLQGVAKKLSCKISATKKLSCKISATKKFSCKICTAMFTGRAEMESHKRAHVGPNTFKCPDCPFTAAVWVEVRSHMAQHANLRPHKCSHCSFASKNKKDLRRHMLTHTNEKPFACQICGQRFNRNGHLKFHMQRLHCSEGKQLGQPTATTPQTIILNSDEEALATLQTALQSGQAVLAPERLQQALGQEHIIVAQEQSITSQEEATYIQEITTADGQTVQHLVTADNQVQYIIAQDGVQHLLPHEYVVVPEGHHIQVQDGQITHIQYEQGSQFLQEPQQIQYMPVSPEQQLVTQAELEAVAHSAVTAVADAAMAQAQGMFTTEATAEQIQQLQQGIHYDVITLAD from the exons ATGGAGGCGGAGGAGAATGAGGTGGAGAGCAGCAGCGATGCGGCCCCTCATCTGGCACAGGAAGAACCTTCGGAGAGCGGGCTTGGTGTGGAGACTTCTGAGGCCATGTCTGCAGACAGCAGCGATGCTGCTTCAGTGCCCATCCTCTCAGAAGCAGATGAGTCTGGTGTGGGGCAGAGCTCAGACAGCAGTGGGGTCTCTCTG GAGGAAGTGTCGGAGAGCAGCTCCAGCACAGATGCTATTCCTAGGGTCTACCTGCCAGACTCTTCCTCTATCGCCCAGTCTACCCTCGTCTCCACAGTGAGCCAGTCCATTATGGTGTCGGAATCCCCACAGGTCCTGGTTCACTCCAGCGTCATCACTGATGGGGCCACAATGGTCTCGGACTCCACAGCATCCACCTCCTCGGACCTGGGCTCTGCCATAGACAAAATCATTGAGTCCACAATTGGGCCTGACATCATCCAGA GCTGCATCACAGTGACGAGTGCTGAGGATAGTGGTGCCCAGACTACCCAGTATCTCATTCTGCAGGGGCCTGATGATG GTGCCCCCATGGTGTCCCAGATGGCCACTTCTGCTCTGGCCAACAGTTTGGCAATAGAAGCCATAGCCGATGGACCCACTTCCACGTGCCTAGACCAGCCTGGTCCTTCAGACCTTTCCAAACGGTCTGAAATACTGGAGCTGCCCACGCAGCCAGATCAGGCCAGAGAGGCAGATTCTGGAGAAGAGCCAGACCAGCCAGACCTGGAGAGCTTGGAGGAGAtgatggaggtggtggtggtacaACAGTTCAGGTGCAAGATGTGTCAGTACAAGAGCATCTCCAAGAAAACTCTCATCAACCACATGAAGGAGCGGCACTTCCAGCCAG TGGCTACTGCTCTGGCCTTGAAGAAGGGGCGTCCGCGGAAGGGGGgaccttccccaaagtctctggAGGAAGATgtggcagaggaggaagaggaggatgatatCATGGATGCTGGAGCCATTGATGACCCTGAAG AGGACAGCGACTATAACCCAGCTGAGGATGAGCCTCGTGGGCGGCAGCCCAAGTACAGCCGCATTGTCCCCACGTCAAGTGAGGAGAGGCCACGCCGGCGGCCGGGGAGACCCCGCAAGTTCCCTCGCCTAGAGGACATGCCGCAGCCTGAAG GTGGTGAGGAGGAGCCCTTAGTcacgtcccagagcactctgagCAGCGAGCTGCAGGACTCCGAGGCAGCCAGCTCCTCCGTCCTGGAGAACGGGGCCAGCGACAGCCTTGTGGAGCCCAGCATCAGCCAGTCAGACTCCGAGAACAAGGATCCGTCCTCCAACACAGGCCCTGAGGAGGCTGACACCGTACCCAGGAGGCGAGGCCGGCCCTCCCGCCGCTTCCTTGGCAAGAAATACCGCAAGTACATCGGGCGCAG GTACTACTACAAGTCCCCCAAGCCTCTGATGAGGCCCTACCTGTGTCGAATCTGCGGCTCACGCTTCCTCACACATGATGACCTGCGCTTTCACGTTAACTCGCACGAGGCCAATGACCCTCAGCTCTTCAAGTGCCTGCAGTGCAGCTACCGCTCCCGCCGCTGGTCCTCCCTTAAA GAACACATGTTTAACCACGTGGGCAGCAAGCCGTACAAGTGTGAGGAGTGTGACTACACAAGCGTGTACAAGAAGGATGTCATCCGCCACTCAACTGTGCACAGCCGGGACCG gaagaagAGAGCCGACCCG ccccCAAAGCTGAATTCGTTCCCCTGCCCAGTGTGTAGCCGAGTCTACCCCATGCAGAAGAGGCTGACGCAGCACATGAAGACTCACAGCACGGAGAAGCCACACATGTGTGACAAG TGCGGAAAGTCCTTCAAGAAGCGCTACACCTTTAAGATGCATCTGCTGACGCACATCCAGGCCGTTGCTAACCGCAG GTTCAAGTGCGAGTTCTGTGACTACGTCTGCGAGGATAAAAAGATCCTGCTGAACCACCAGCTCTCGCACATGAACGACAAGCCGTACAAGTGCAGCTTCTGCAAGTACTCCACCTTCCGTGAGGACTTCCTGGTGTCACACATGGCCGTCAAGCACACGG GGGGGAAGCCGTTTGCCTGCGAGTACTGTCACTTCACCACCAAGCACAAGAAGAACCTGCGCCTCCACGTGCAGTGCCGCCACACTGACTCCTTTGAGGAGTGGGCCCAGCGGCATCCCGAGGAGCCCCCCTGCCGGCGCCGCCCCTTCTTCACCCTGCAGCAGATCGAGGAGCTgaagcagcagcacagccaggtgCAGATTCCCACagagcctgcagccagcccacca GTTTCTCTTGGCCCTGTGACCTACCACACAGTGCAGCCCCTTCCAACGGCAGAACCCTCCATCCTTTCCCAGGATTCCTTGGGGGGAACCACCATCATTTATGAGCAAG gTGTGGAGGGATCGGCAGAGCTGGCCACGCAGACAGCTCTGGATCTCCTGCTGAACATGAGCAGCCAGCGGGAGCTGGCCACAGGCTCCCTGCAG GTGGCCGTGGTGAAGTCCGATGGCTCTGGAGTGGCACAGGCCCCCAAAGCCCAGtcacagcaggaggaggaggcagatctGGATTCCACTGGGCAGCAGCAGAAGGTGGTGACGCTGCATGTGGCTGAGCATGGAGAGGCCTTAGTGCAGGAGGCCAATGAGGAGGCGACCCTGGGGAGCTCTGAGCTGCAGCAGATCACCATTCCTTTCGGGAGCACAGCGGAGTATAGCATCATCACGCCTGTCAGCGAGGAGATCCAGGCCCCAGAGACTCTCTACAG TGAGGAGGAGAGCACGACGGAGCCCACCCATACAGTTGTGGTGAGCGACGCCATGATGAACGAAGCGCTGAAAGAGCACAGCAGTCACTACATCATGTCAGCCAGTTTCCCAGGGAGCCAGCTCCATCACGTCGAG CAGCTCAGTGGGGACCCTGCCCTCTCACCAGGGGAAGGCCAGGAGGCCCAGGCCTCTGGTGGCAAGTGGCCCATGCTGCAGTGCCTGGCCAGGCAGCTCCGAAAGAACTCTGCCTTCTCCCCAGCACCAGAAGGGCAAGCAATCCAGTCTGCAAAGGTCAAATGGCCCGTGCTGCAGGGTGTGGCCAAGAAGCTGTCATGCAAGATTTCTGCAACTAAGAAGCTGTCGTGCAAGATTTCTGCAACTAAGAAATTCTCGTGCAAGATTTGCACGGCCATGTTCACAGGGAGAGCAGAGATGGAGAGTCACAAGAGGGCACATGTAGGGCCCAACACCTTCAAGTGTCCAGACTGCCCGTTCACAGCAGCTGTGTGGGTGGAGGTCCGG AGTCACATGGCACAGCATGCCAACCTTCGACCCCACAAGTGCTCCCACTGCAGCTTTGCCTCCAAGAACAAGAAGGACCTGCGCAGACACATGCTGACGCACACCAATGAGAAGCCCTTTGCCTGCCAGATCTGTGGGCAGAG GTTTAACCGGAACGGGCATCTCAAGTTCCACATGCAGCGTCTGCATTGCTCCgaggggaagcagctggggcAGCCAACAGCCACCACCCCGCAGACCATCATACTCAACAGCGATGAGGAAGCACTAGCCACGCTGCAGA cagCTTTGCAGTCTggccaggcagtgctggctcctgAACGGCTGCAGCAGGCTCTGGGGCAGGAGCACATCATCGTAGCGCAGGAGCAGAGCATCACGAGCCAG GAGGAGGCCACATACATCCAGGAGATCACAACGGCTGACGGGCAGACGGTGCAGCACTTGGTGACCGCTGATAACCAG GTTCAGTACATCATTGCCCAGGATGGCGTGCAGCACTTGCTCCCTCATGAGTATGTTGTTGTCCCAGAGGGGCATCACATCCAG GTACAAGACGGCCAGATCACCCACATCCAGTATGAACAGGGCAGCCAGTTCCTCCAGGAGCCCCAG CAGATCCAGTACATGCCGGtttccccagagcagcagctaGTTACCCAGGCTGAGCTGGAAGCTGTGGCGCACTCAGCAGTGACAG cagTGGCCGATGCTGCCATGGCCCAAGCCCAGGGCATGTTCACCACAGAGGCAACAGCTGAGCagatccagcagctgcagcagggaatcCATTACGATGTCATCACGCTGGCGGATTAA
- the ZNF335 gene encoding zinc finger protein 335 isoform X6 — MEAEENEVESSSDAAPHLAQEEPSESGLGVETSEAMSADSSDAASVPILSEADESGVGQSSDSSGVSLEEVSESSSSTDAIPRVYLPDSSSIAQSTLVSTVSQSIMVSESPQVLVHSSVITDGATMVSDSTASTSSDLGSAIDKIIESTIGPDIIQSCITVTSAEDSGAQTTQYLILQGPDDGAPMVSQMATSALANSLAIEAIADGPTSTCLDQPGPSDLSKRSEILELPTQPDQAREADSGEEPDQPDLESLEEMMEVVVVQQFRCKMCQYKSISKKTLINHMKERHFQPVATALALKKGRPRKGGPSPKSLEEDVAEEEEEDDIMDAGAIDDPEEDSDYNPAEDEPRGRQPKYSRIVPTSSEERPRRRPGRPRKFPRLEDMPQPEGGEEEPLVTSQSTLSSELQDSEAASSSVLENGASDSLVEPSISQSDSENKDPSSNTGPEEADTVPRRRGRPSRRFLGKKYRKYYYKSPKPLMRPYLCRICGSRFLTHDDLRFHVNSHEANDPQLFKCLQCSYRSRRWSSLKEHMFNHVGSKPYKCEECDYTSVYKKDVIRHSTVHSRDRKKRADPPPKLNSFPCPVCSRVYPMQKRLTQHMKTHSTEKPHMCDKCGKSFKKRYTFKMHLLTHIQAVANRRFKCEFCDYVCEDKKILLNHQLSHMNDKPYKCSFCKYSTFREDFLVSHMAVKHTGGKPFACEYCHFTTKHKKNLRLHVQCRHTDSFEEWAQRHPEEPPCRRRPFFTLQQIEELKQQHSQVQIPTEPAASPPVSLGPVTYHTVQPLPTAEPSILSQDSLGGTTIIYEQGVEGSAELATQTALDLLLNMSSQRELATGSLQVAVVKSDGSGVAQAPKAQSQQEEEADLDSTGQQQKVVTLHVAEHGEALVQEANEEATLGSSELQQITIPFGSTAEYSIITPVSEEIQAPETLYSEEESTTEPTHTVVVSDAMMNEALKEHSSHYIMSASFPGSQLHHVEQLSGDPALSPGEGQEAQASGGKWPMLQCLARQLRKNSAFSPAPEGQAIQSAKVKWPVLQGVAKKLSCKISATKKLSCKISATKKFSCKICTAMFTGRAEMESHKRAHVGPNTFKCPDCPFTAAVWVEVRSHMAQHANLRPHKCSHCSFASKNKKDLRRHMLTHTNEKPFACQICGQRFNRNGHLKFHMQRLHCSEGKQLGQPTATTPQTIILNSDEEALATLQTALQSGQAVLAPERLQQALGQEHIIVAQEQSITSQEEATYIQEITTADGQTVQHLVTADNQVQYIIAQDGVQHLLPHEYVVVPEGHHIQVQDGQITHIQYEQGSQFLQEPQQIQYMPVSPEQQLVTQAELEAVAHSAVTAVADAAMAQAQGMFTTEATAEQIQQLQQGIHYDVITLAD; from the exons ATGGAGGCGGAGGAGAATGAGGTGGAGAGCAGCAGCGATGCGGCCCCTCATCTGGCACAGGAAGAACCTTCGGAGAGCGGGCTTGGTGTGGAGACTTCTGAGGCCATGTCTGCAGACAGCAGCGATGCTGCTTCAGTGCCCATCCTCTCAGAAGCAGATGAGTCTGGTGTGGGGCAGAGCTCAGACAGCAGTGGGGTCTCTCTG GAGGAAGTGTCGGAGAGCAGCTCCAGCACAGATGCTATTCCTAGGGTCTACCTGCCAGACTCTTCCTCTATCGCCCAGTCTACCCTCGTCTCCACAGTGAGCCAGTCCATTATGGTGTCGGAATCCCCACAGGTCCTGGTTCACTCCAGCGTCATCACTGATGGGGCCACAATGGTCTCGGACTCCACAGCATCCACCTCCTCGGACCTGGGCTCTGCCATAGACAAAATCATTGAGTCCACAATTGGGCCTGACATCATCCAGA GCTGCATCACAGTGACGAGTGCTGAGGATAGTGGTGCCCAGACTACCCAGTATCTCATTCTGCAGGGGCCTGATGATG GTGCCCCCATGGTGTCCCAGATGGCCACTTCTGCTCTGGCCAACAGTTTGGCAATAGAAGCCATAGCCGATGGACCCACTTCCACGTGCCTAGACCAGCCTGGTCCTTCAGACCTTTCCAAACGGTCTGAAATACTGGAGCTGCCCACGCAGCCAGATCAGGCCAGAGAGGCAGATTCTGGAGAAGAGCCAGACCAGCCAGACCTGGAGAGCTTGGAGGAGAtgatggaggtggtggtggtacaACAGTTCAGGTGCAAGATGTGTCAGTACAAGAGCATCTCCAAGAAAACTCTCATCAACCACATGAAGGAGCGGCACTTCCAGCCAG TGGCTACTGCTCTGGCCTTGAAGAAGGGGCGTCCGCGGAAGGGGGgaccttccccaaagtctctggAGGAAGATgtggcagaggaggaagaggaggatgatatCATGGATGCTGGAGCCATTGATGACCCTGAAG AGGACAGCGACTATAACCCAGCTGAGGATGAGCCTCGTGGGCGGCAGCCCAAGTACAGCCGCATTGTCCCCACGTCAAGTGAGGAGAGGCCACGCCGGCGGCCGGGGAGACCCCGCAAGTTCCCTCGCCTAGAGGACATGCCGCAGCCTGAAG GTGGTGAGGAGGAGCCCTTAGTcacgtcccagagcactctgagCAGCGAGCTGCAGGACTCCGAGGCAGCCAGCTCCTCCGTCCTGGAGAACGGGGCCAGCGACAGCCTTGTGGAGCCCAGCATCAGCCAGTCAGACTCCGAGAACAAGGATCCGTCCTCCAACACAGGCCCTGAGGAGGCTGACACCGTACCCAGGAGGCGAGGCCGGCCCTCCCGCCGCTTCCTTGGCAAGAAATACCGCAA GTACTACTACAAGTCCCCCAAGCCTCTGATGAGGCCCTACCTGTGTCGAATCTGCGGCTCACGCTTCCTCACACATGATGACCTGCGCTTTCACGTTAACTCGCACGAGGCCAATGACCCTCAGCTCTTCAAGTGCCTGCAGTGCAGCTACCGCTCCCGCCGCTGGTCCTCCCTTAAA GAACACATGTTTAACCACGTGGGCAGCAAGCCGTACAAGTGTGAGGAGTGTGACTACACAAGCGTGTACAAGAAGGATGTCATCCGCCACTCAACTGTGCACAGCCGGGACCG gaagaagAGAGCCGACCCG ccccCAAAGCTGAATTCGTTCCCCTGCCCAGTGTGTAGCCGAGTCTACCCCATGCAGAAGAGGCTGACGCAGCACATGAAGACTCACAGCACGGAGAAGCCACACATGTGTGACAAG TGCGGAAAGTCCTTCAAGAAGCGCTACACCTTTAAGATGCATCTGCTGACGCACATCCAGGCCGTTGCTAACCGCAG GTTCAAGTGCGAGTTCTGTGACTACGTCTGCGAGGATAAAAAGATCCTGCTGAACCACCAGCTCTCGCACATGAACGACAAGCCGTACAAGTGCAGCTTCTGCAAGTACTCCACCTTCCGTGAGGACTTCCTGGTGTCACACATGGCCGTCAAGCACACGG GGGGGAAGCCGTTTGCCTGCGAGTACTGTCACTTCACCACCAAGCACAAGAAGAACCTGCGCCTCCACGTGCAGTGCCGCCACACTGACTCCTTTGAGGAGTGGGCCCAGCGGCATCCCGAGGAGCCCCCCTGCCGGCGCCGCCCCTTCTTCACCCTGCAGCAGATCGAGGAGCTgaagcagcagcacagccaggtgCAGATTCCCACagagcctgcagccagcccacca GTTTCTCTTGGCCCTGTGACCTACCACACAGTGCAGCCCCTTCCAACGGCAGAACCCTCCATCCTTTCCCAGGATTCCTTGGGGGGAACCACCATCATTTATGAGCAAG gTGTGGAGGGATCGGCAGAGCTGGCCACGCAGACAGCTCTGGATCTCCTGCTGAACATGAGCAGCCAGCGGGAGCTGGCCACAGGCTCCCTGCAG GTGGCCGTGGTGAAGTCCGATGGCTCTGGAGTGGCACAGGCCCCCAAAGCCCAGtcacagcaggaggaggaggcagatctGGATTCCACTGGGCAGCAGCAGAAGGTGGTGACGCTGCATGTGGCTGAGCATGGAGAGGCCTTAGTGCAGGAGGCCAATGAGGAGGCGACCCTGGGGAGCTCTGAGCTGCAGCAGATCACCATTCCTTTCGGGAGCACAGCGGAGTATAGCATCATCACGCCTGTCAGCGAGGAGATCCAGGCCCCAGAGACTCTCTACAG TGAGGAGGAGAGCACGACGGAGCCCACCCATACAGTTGTGGTGAGCGACGCCATGATGAACGAAGCGCTGAAAGAGCACAGCAGTCACTACATCATGTCAGCCAGTTTCCCAGGGAGCCAGCTCCATCACGTCGAG CAGCTCAGTGGGGACCCTGCCCTCTCACCAGGGGAAGGCCAGGAGGCCCAGGCCTCTGGTGGCAAGTGGCCCATGCTGCAGTGCCTGGCCAGGCAGCTCCGAAAGAACTCTGCCTTCTCCCCAGCACCAGAAGGGCAAGCAATCCAGTCTGCAAAGGTCAAATGGCCCGTGCTGCAGGGTGTGGCCAAGAAGCTGTCATGCAAGATTTCTGCAACTAAGAAGCTGTCGTGCAAGATTTCTGCAACTAAGAAATTCTCGTGCAAGATTTGCACGGCCATGTTCACAGGGAGAGCAGAGATGGAGAGTCACAAGAGGGCACATGTAGGGCCCAACACCTTCAAGTGTCCAGACTGCCCGTTCACAGCAGCTGTGTGGGTGGAGGTCCGG AGTCACATGGCACAGCATGCCAACCTTCGACCCCACAAGTGCTCCCACTGCAGCTTTGCCTCCAAGAACAAGAAGGACCTGCGCAGACACATGCTGACGCACACCAATGAGAAGCCCTTTGCCTGCCAGATCTGTGGGCAGAG GTTTAACCGGAACGGGCATCTCAAGTTCCACATGCAGCGTCTGCATTGCTCCgaggggaagcagctggggcAGCCAACAGCCACCACCCCGCAGACCATCATACTCAACAGCGATGAGGAAGCACTAGCCACGCTGCAGA cagCTTTGCAGTCTggccaggcagtgctggctcctgAACGGCTGCAGCAGGCTCTGGGGCAGGAGCACATCATCGTAGCGCAGGAGCAGAGCATCACGAGCCAG GAGGAGGCCACATACATCCAGGAGATCACAACGGCTGACGGGCAGACGGTGCAGCACTTGGTGACCGCTGATAACCAG GTTCAGTACATCATTGCCCAGGATGGCGTGCAGCACTTGCTCCCTCATGAGTATGTTGTTGTCCCAGAGGGGCATCACATCCAG GTACAAGACGGCCAGATCACCCACATCCAGTATGAACAGGGCAGCCAGTTCCTCCAGGAGCCCCAG CAGATCCAGTACATGCCGGtttccccagagcagcagctaGTTACCCAGGCTGAGCTGGAAGCTGTGGCGCACTCAGCAGTGACAG cagTGGCCGATGCTGCCATGGCCCAAGCCCAGGGCATGTTCACCACAGAGGCAACAGCTGAGCagatccagcagctgcagcagggaatcCATTACGATGTCATCACGCTGGCGGATTAA